The genome window TCCTTCGTCGGCACCAAGCTTGACCGCAAGATCGAGTAATTTCTGTCTGCGTGCCAGAGCTATAATACGAAAGTTTTTCCCTGAGCTGAGTCGATACGCTTGGAGGGCAGAAATGACAAGGCTTCCCAATCGGCGAGGTCCAAGTACCGCTGTTCGATCTGGCAGACCCTTATACGGAATGGCAGCGTTCTTCGGCGCTAAAATGTAAGAACCGAAACCACCAGGTAAACGATCAATTCCTAGAACTTTTCGTTCAGGTGAATGAGTTGGGATACCTGCTTGAACGAAGGCATCTGTCAACAAATCTCCACGTGCCTCATAACTGTCATTGATTTCAACCACATAACTTTGCTTAGTTTCTAAATCTTCTGCAATTACTTCATGGCCTATTACTTGGGGCAAAGGAAAAGGCAAAAACCTTCTATCCAGATCGGTTGAGCAAACTCCACAAGATCTTGTCTTCAATAACTTATAGCCTGGCCCCAGATTTAAATAGTTCTCACCATTTCTAAGAATAGTCCAGCCAGTCTCTTCATCGCCATTGTATTCATAATTGGCAGTTTGAAATTTGTCATCAGATGTATAATCTAGCGCTTTGAATTGAATATTCTTCATTGGTATCTTGCCTCAATGAAATAAAAAAGTATTACTGTCAGTGTAAAAAAAACAAGATTTAGTATAAACCCATTCTTCAATTTTTTTCGGTCTTTTTCTTCAAGAAAATAGGCAGTGATTATAACAGAGAAAAAACCACCAAGATGTGCCCAGTGAGCAATCTGATCTTTCTCAAAAACATTTGTTATATCCGTATAAACAGAACCCCAAGCTATAAGAAACATGGGAAACGGAAATGTCACTCCACCCATTCTCAAAGTAAAAGGAGAAAGTAATGCAGCGACAGCAGCTAAACCAGAGATGGCACCGCTTGCACCAAGGACAGGTGTATTATCTCCCATAAAAATTCCTCGAACAATCGAATCTAACAATGCTGATACGATCAAAGCCATTCCATAAAAAAGTATCCATTTACTTGGTCCAACTTTGTATTCGACAGCTCTTCCAAGAATAAATAAATACATAAGATTAGAAATGAGATGGCTAAAATTCCCATGCATCAAACTAGAAAGAAACCAATTGATTGGATTCCATTCTCTTGGATAGGAGAGAAAATAATTTGCAACGAAACTATCTGGTATAAAAAAAATCGCTGCAAAGAAAAAAACAAAAAGAAAAACAACGAGTGATGCCGTAAGTGGGAATTCCCAGAAAACTTTGCTCATAATAATAGGATCATTATAATCATTGAGCAGATCAATTCGAATTTGATACTTGTCTTGGAATATCTGGATAAGATTCTTTTCGAATATAAGCCTCATCAACCCCTTCAAGTGGGATTGCGAGCTCTTCTAGTTTTGGATCATTCCAGACCTCATAAAAAATATCTCTTCTATCGTAGACTGTAAAATAACTATCGTAGTGATATCTGAGATAGCGATCCGTATCATTAGGAATTACTCTCTGTATTTCAAGTTTCAATGCTTCGAAAGACTCAAGTTCATCCTCTTCAGATTCATAGGATCCATCATGCAATAATCCTAATCTTATAATATATTTTTCACATTGTTTCAAGGATTGCAAAGCATAGGAAGCATCTTGTAATTTAAGCAAGTAGAGTTGGGGATGTTTATTTTTAGCGAGGAGAATTTTCATTTTCGCTACTGCGATTTCGCGAAATCCCAATTTGAGATAGAAATGTGTATTGGTTTTTGTTCGATTGTTTGATAATTTTGTCAACCGAATCATCTCATATTCTAATGTTTTGATTCCTGCATCTACAATTCGATAGTACAGCTGAAGAGTGATGAATTGGGTTCTCCTCATTTCACTGTATCCTTTTCCTAAGTCCATTTGCAATTGCAATAGCTCCGTTTCTATCTGGTGTTGTAGAGCTCGAGTATAAATCTTTTCATCTTGAGGCTCCCCAAAATTTGCAATCGATGGACCAATATCTTTTAGGTAGTTATAATTTGCGCGCATCCCTTCTGTAACTTTTATCAACTGAGTCGACTTATTGGATTGGTCTGAAGATGAGAGATTCATGGCAGAACATACCAATGCCAAAGTTACAAATTTTTTATAATTCCTCATTATTGATTTAATAGTCGGTGAATAAGAAAATTTGACAGAAAAGATAATTTTCTCTTCAAAAAACTAGTTTACTTTGGATTGATTATGTAGGATTTTAGGCTATTCAAGATCAATAATCATGCCAGGCCCCTTTCCTCTCAACACTGCAACCGTAAATGAATGTCTTACTGAACTCAAGAAAATTCAGGAGACTAAAGAATTCAAATCCGTTATAGATTTGATGACGGACTTAGCGATATCCAATGATAAAAATACTTGGTCAGTGATTTACCAGATCATGAGAGATGCAGATTCAGGAAGACTATCTTGGGCGCTACATAAAGAGATACTTTCGAGTACAATCTCCATTCTAACAAAAGTTGGGGATAGTAAATCTTATAGGTTGATTATCAATTATATCAAAACATTAGATAAAAATATTCCTTTCGGAGCTATCGAGTTAATCTCCGATCTTCTCCCTACATTTGCTGAAATGGATCCAGAAGAAATTATCAAAATTGCATCACAAAAAGATGAGATCCGATCAGCCATAGGAATTATAGCGCTTTCTAAATTGGCGATCGAAAATAAACTTTCTTCAGAGCAGAAAGTGACAATACGGAATGTTTTTAGTGATAACAACAATCAGCGGTTTTATATGAAAGACATCATCGAATCCACTCTTCATATTATGGAAGATCAAGAAAAAGGTGCTAGTTTTCTCCAGGGCGAGGATCTTGAGAAAATTTTCTCCTAAATTCATATCGAGTCTTAATCTCTAAATCGCATTTTAACTTCAGAATTCTTTCTCGACTTATTATCAAAACTCTAACAATTCCTGCAGGCTGATTCCATTTCACCAAGTTCTGGTACGAAACATGCAATTCAGTATGTAGGATCTTAAATCTAATAAAAATTTAAACAGATTGTTTAAAAATTAAGCGGTAATATGGCTAAACTGAACTACAATAATACTTTAAACTCCAAAGCGGGTCTTTTATGGAAGAGTATTGAGCGCCAATCTGAAGTTCAGACTGGCTTGGTACGACTCAATAAAGAAGTGACACTCCGGATCCTCATCAATAAGCCTCAGGAATTTCTAGAAGCAAATCGTTTCGATTTCACAAAGAATATGAAGTTGTTTATGAAAACAGTTGTTACTATGGATTCTGAGAAGTTGGAGTATTTTATCTTCCGATTGTATGATTGCTATCTTCGAGAGTTGCAATATATCGAAAATCGAAACAACCAATTTTCAATTGATATTCTTTTTCAAGTAATCGAAACTCTCACGATAGAAAAGGACTCACTTCAATCGGTTCAAGGCTATTTTGAGGCAGCCAATTCGGATTCCTTAACCAGATCCGATATGGAAAATATTTTGCACCATATGAAAGCTTTCAATCTTATGGCGGCACAATTCCAAAGACTGGGAAATTTAAAAAAGGCAATTGAACTTACAGATCAAATCATACTAAAAATTGCTACTTTGAATCCGATGGTAACAGTTATGGCTTTGGACAATATGTTCAGTCTGATTCTCGCTCAGAACATTCTCGCAACAAAATATGCACTTAGAAATTTGCTATCTGGTTGGATGGAAGAATATGGATTCAGCAAGGATCAAGCGGCTAGGATTTTGCCACTTTTTCCAAACGATTCTTCACTCAATGAATTTAGGTCCGTGTATACTAAAGCAATGCAATCTCTCATGAATATGGAAGATGCTACTGCTAATAAAGAAATGGATCTTTTTATGCTGAGAACAATTTGTAACTATTTTACATCATGGTTGAATCGAGTAGCAAATCAATTGCCGGCAGTAGCTTAATTTTTTTTCTTAGTCATCGTAACAAATAAGGTGTTGCTAATATTCCAACGCCCACGACTTATCCAGAAAATAAATCGAGATACATGGTAGTATAGCACTTTCGCAATTAGGGCTAATTTGCTCTTAGAACCTGCAACACTCATTATTGGCTTGAGAATGTAGTATTTAGGATTCTCAAACCCGGTCTGTTCGCCCAATCGAGCAAGCGTTTCCATATAATAATTGTTAACGTGATCTTTTGCTTCGAGATAATGGACTCCTGGTTTCATGCCTTTGATCAGGACTTTTAATTTAGCTTTCCATAATTGAAATGGAAAATTCGGAGTTTGCATAAATAAAACTCCACCAGGCTTTAGAACTGAATTGATGTAATCTAAAAGAGAATGAGGTTTTGGGATATGTTCGATTACATCCCAAAGAGTTACTATATCCAAGCTTGACTTTTCAATTCCGCTATCTTGAACGAGTCCAGAATGAACATTGTCCATCCTATTTTTTTCTCGTGCAAAAGCTACAGCGCGCTCGGAGATCTCGTATCCAATCGCTGTCCATCCGCTACGATCCGAACCAACTTTTTTAACAAAAAAACCTAAGCCACAACCTATATCTAAAAGCTTACCGTTCTTTTCCTTCAAGAACCGATTGATAAAATCATCATAAATATCTCTGTGTGCTGTATCCCACCATTCTAAATCGAACTCTTCTGTTGGATCATCCCAATAACCTTCATAGTGTTCATCTTGTTCGTAAGTGGAATAAACATGACCGCAATAAGAACATTTAACGATCGCAATGCCATTCTCATCAAAAACGGAAACATGGTCTTGGCTTTCACAAAGTATACAATTATGATTCATTCTAATTTTAGTAAAAAATTATTTGGTAACTTGGTCAATCAAAAACAAAATTTTCACCTTGTCGCAGTGTAGAGCGGAACAAAAATTGGATTGAGGTCGACAAATGAAGATCAATTTCACTAAAATGCAAGGCATCGGCAACGATTACGTCTACATAGATGCAACTAAAGAAGACATTCAGCTGTCATCAGAACAAATTCAATTTATTTCAGATCGTAATTTTGGCATTGGAAGTGATGGTGTAATTTTTATTCGTCCATCAAGTAAAGGTGAATTCCAAATGGATATGTACAATTCGGACGGTTCTTCATCAGAAATGTGTGGAAATGGAATCCGTTGTGTTGGTAAATTTATTTATGATAAAAAACTAACAAAAAATACTAAACCCAAAATTGAAACAGGTGCCGGCATATTGACTCTCGATATGAAAGTTAATTCTAGTGAAAAGGTAGAATTGGTAACTGTTGATATGGGCAAGCCCATTCTTAAACCATCTGAGATTCCCATTAAATGGGGAGATACCGAAAACGTTGTAAATGAGATTATCAAAGTCCAAAATCTTGATCTTCACTTTACAGCCGTTAGTATGGGTAATCCACACTGCGTAATTTTTGTTGATGATGCAGATTCGTTTCCAGTCAGGGAAATTGGACCTATAATTGAGAACCACGAATTATTTCCAAGAAGAGTAAACGTTGAATTTGTTACTGTCCGTGGCCAGGATCATTTGTACCAAAGAACTTGGGAAAGGGGTGCCGGTGAAACATTAGCTTGTGGAACTGGTGCTTGTGCAGTTGCCGTTGCAGCTAGATTAACAGGAAGAGCCAGCTCTAAAGTAAAAATAGATCTTAGAGGTGGCACTTTGGAAATTGAATGGCGAGAGAACGGACATGTTTTTATGACTGGTCCGGCATCTGAAGTCTATTCAGGAGTCATTGATCTATAGAAATTGCAATTTCAACTGCTTTAATAACGTTGCGAACTCGAACAGCTTGAATGCCAGCTTTCGGTCCAACGTTTTCAAAGTATTCACGATCTCCAAAAATATCTTCTATATGAATGAGTTGCATGCCCATTTTCGCGGCACCTTTCATATCATCCTCCCAACTATCTCCAATCATAAATGAATCTTCTGGTTTAGATTGCGTTATAGATAGTGCTCGCTGAAAAACTTTCTTATCGGGTTTTTCGATGCCCAATTCTTCAGAGACAATCATATGAAAAGGAAAGTCACGAGGAATGATATTATTCAATTTTAGAAATTGGGTACGAAGATTCTCATTTGAAACTAAAACCAATTGATTGGATTTACCAAATGGTTCTAGAATCTTCCACAATTGTTTGTATGAGTTTCTATTTTCTTTGGCAAAATTCTGTAAATACTCTGTAAAAAATTCGAAATATTTGGATTCTAAATCTAGAATCTTTTGAAAACTGGATCCAGTCAAATTTCCAAAAGTAGATTCCCATTGCTTCTTAAAACATAAAATTCTAAGGCGATTGGACGTATGATCTTTGAGTTCTGATTTGATCTGACTACGTGCAATTTCATAAGTTTGATGAAAATGGGATTTCGCTTTACCTGTTTTCTTAGTCCAAATCGATTCTAATTTATCTAGAGCATAATCATATGCCTTCTTAGAAGGAATAATTGTATTATCAATATCAAACAATAACATAGTTACAAGATATCGAAAGTTTTTAATGTTGACGAGTCAAAATAATATTTGATAGTAGATTTCCAATGTTACCAATTGCAAAAATACTTTCTTCGCTATTTATAATTCTTGGAATAATATTATCTGGCTACGGTATTTTTACATGGGATGATCCGATGTACATCAAATCCCTGAATTACAATGTTAACTTTTATTGGGGTTTGATAGTTTTAGTTTTTGGAATTCTTTTCTATGCTGGTGATCGATTGGCTTCTGATTCATGATATTTTTTTACAATACTACTCATTGAATCCAACGCATCGATAAATAAAGCTGGACCAGGTTGTAAAATTATACTAGAATCAATCTCATAAATCTGATTATTTTTAATAGCATTTACATCTTGCCATTGGGTGTGATTTCTTACCCAATCAAAATCTACAGGCTTTCCACACCAAGATCCGATTATGATATCAGGGTTTTCATTCTCAACATCTGAGCCTGAAATAATTCTGTCTTTTGCGAGAGATTTTTCTTTGAGATTATCAAAAGCATCTTCGCCTCCGCAAATTTGTATCAATTCACTAACCCATTTGATTCCAGTTATGATAGGCTCGTTCCATTCTTGAAAGAAAATTCTTGGACGATATTTATAGATTCTCATTGAATTCTTAATATCATCGATCTTCATTTTCCATTGGTCAACAAGATGAATTGTTTCTGTTGTTCGTCCTACCAACGATCCCAAAAGAATCATGGTCTGAAAAATTTCTTCGATAGATCGTTGATTGGTTATAAAAACATTCAGTCCTTCTTTTATTAAATCACGAGCGAGATCACCTTGAATATCTGAAAATCCTATGATCAAATCTGGATTGAGAGATTTTATTTTCTTTATATTACCAGAAATAAAGGAGGATACAATCGGTTTTTCTTGTTTGGCTTGCTTAGGTCGAACCGTATAAGTTGTAACACCGGCTATACGCTTCTGTTCTCCAAGTAAGTAAAATAGCTCTGTTGTTTCTTCGGTAAGGCAAATAATTTTCTGGGGATAATTCAAGTTTCAACCTTAAGGAGCAAAAGAAAGATCTTCTTCCTGCCATGTGGTTCCATGCTTTTTCTTATGTTCATCCATATGCAATTGGTCTTGGTATGCATTGGCACCAGAAAGACCTAAAGTTCCAGTAATCATTATTGCGGAACTTACTTGTGAAGCATAAGCCATAGGTATCATAGGCATTGCTGCAATTGCACCTGCCAATCCCGCCGAAACTCCAAGCGCAAATGGCATAGTCAGAAAAAAAATAATTTGAAATCTTCTTAGTTTGGATTCAGGATAAACTGTTTCTTCAGTGAATTTCTTTTTATCCCTTTCTTTCTTTTCACGATCTCGACCTTGATTGTTAAACGATTCTTGCATAGCTTGCTCGTTGATCTGACCGGTCAATGGATTGATAAGTTGAGGTTGCCCACGATTGTTGTTTGGCAATTGACTTGGATCTAGTGATCCGATATTTTGTAAAGCACCAGTTCCAGCTCCAGGAATTCCGACGAGGGGGTCAAAAGGCTTTTGAACCATCTTAGGTGTTACAGGAAAATTGGTTTTCTTATTTTCTGGCGGAACTTTATAAGTTCTATACCGTTCCTCAAATTCTGACTCGGGTTCACTGCCTGGGATGTTTCTAAGATTCATATCATATTCATCATAGAAACCTTCTTTTGTTTGAGCTTGAATTCTAAATCCAGTAATACTGAAAATGATCAGTATAACAGTGATTATTTTCACAGAGTCCACCAAAGAGACATATAAATTATTTAAATAATTCTTAAGAAAATTCATCTTTGTAAACGATAGGAATTTTTTCCAATCTTTAGTTTAGAATTTACCAGCAATTGGAATCGTCAACTAGAAAGAATCCCTCGTGAAAGCTTCTCACTTGTATATTCAAAAGATTTTGCTCTAATCAAATCTAAGTCTTCTGGTTTAATTCCCATTTCTTTAGCTTTTTTATATTCTTCTTGAATGTTCGTGTTAAAAATTCCAGGATCATCAGCTCCTATCGTGACTCGTAAATCATTTTCTATAAACCTATGTAGAGGGTGATCAATTTTTTCTTCGATCATTCCAATGTAAAAATTGGAACTTGGACAAGATTCAATGACAGCCGAAGTTTTCTTGATCTCAGCCATACAGTAGTTTTGAAAAGTTTCCAAAAATGTAACTTCACGCTCATCATAAACAATCTCAATCAGTGAATCCGGTTTTAGATCCTTTAGCTTAGCTAGATTGGATTCAATTTCGGTGAGCTTTCGAAAATATCCATATTTCTGAATAGTTTTAGAATGCTTACGCTCCCATTCCAATTGTTGGGTTCGTTCGCTTACAGATTCCAGTCTCTTCTTATTCAGAAAATATTGTGGTCGGATCCCTAAGGCTATACAATGCCCAAGTCTATGCGCTCCATATAGAGCAGATTCCAAAACCCATCGACTAGCTGAATGTGGTGTTTTATCTTGGTAGCTCTCACCTACATGATACAGTATCGCTAGACCTAAATCAGGTTGAGCTAGATTGTCAGCTAACACCTGTTCGAAGAATTCCTTTTTCTCAGACGGCGGATATCCTTCCTCGATATGACAGAAATCAATACCTGATAGATAATCTCTTACAAGAGAATTTTTAGATTGCAACTCTTTTAGCCAAATGTATTGCTCTAGAAATAATTTGTTTCGATGCAATGATACTGCAAGTTTAGGTTCAATTTTGTATCCAGCTTTATTAGCTAATTCTGATCCAGCCTGAAGACCTTCACATGATGCAATTATTTTGCTCTCAACAATCGGTCTAGTTTCTGTAACTGCGAACATGATTCTAAATTCCGCATGCTCTATTCCTTGTTTAGCATGTTCTAATGTAACTAAAGACGAAATTGATCTAATCTCATCTTCATCAAATTTTGCCAATGCAATGATCAAATTGAATTTGGATTGGAATTCTTGGAATGGACCGTGGTAGTTAAAATGGTAGAGACTGGAAAACTTTATTGGATCCTGATAGTCCGAGAAAAAATTCTCCGTATCAATAATTTTACCGAATACTTGCTCATAGGAATCAGTAAATATTTTCCATCTCGGACTAGGATTTTTTTTTCCAATGTCATAAAGCATTGGAGCTGAAATGGATCCGTAAAGGTGGTTGTGTAATTCACAAAACATAAAAAAAATGGTCTATCTCCACTATGTATCATAGAATCATCAGGGTTTTTCAGCCTAGTCGTTTAAATAAAAAAATTATTTTTCTATCGATTCCGGTATTCATTGGAATGGTGAACCATACAGCGATAATGATCGCTGATACAGCTATGGTAGGCAAATTAGGTGCCCTTGCTCTCGCCTCTACTGGTTTTGGTGGTGTCACGTATTTTACGGTTTTGTCCTTTCTTATGGGCGCATCAATAGCAGTTCAGATTCTAACTTCCCGTCGCTTTGGGGAAAAGAAAATGTTGGAAGTCGGAAAAGTAGGAGTCAATGCAATTTACTTTTCTTTAGCTTTGGGTCTAGTTATGTCCATCGGTGGTTTTTACCTCGGCGAACCACTTATGGCAGCGCTTGCGGATGATCCCGACGTACAGCGTGAAGCAGGGTTATATTTGTCTTATCGATTTATAGGAACATTTTTATTCTTTTTCATTTTCTTTATTCGCGGATACTTTGATGGACTGGGGTTTACTTATGTAGGAATGGTTTCGGCTTTCCTCACAACAGGATCGAATATATTCTTCAATTGGATCTTGATCTATGGGAATTTGGGTTTCCCTGCGATGGGAGTTCAAGGAGCTGCGATTGCCTCTTCGCTCTCTGGAATACCTGGGGCTTTGGTTTTTGTCATTTATTTATTTACCCGTAGGTTTAGAATTTATTTTCTCCATACAAGTTGGGTGCCCAATCTTGCGATTTTCAAAGAAATTACCTTTTTGGGAACGGCACCAGCTATCGAACAGATGCTAACAAATATTTCATTTATTATCTTCACCAAGTTTGCGGGCCTAGTTGGAACCGTAACAATGGCTGCATCAAATATTGTTTTTAGTACATTGAGTTTATCTTTTATGCCTGGATTTGCATTTGGAATTGCAGCAACCACAATACTAGGACAGGCAGTCGGTCAAGGGAAATACCGTCTTGCTTATGAAGGAACCATGCGAGCTGCAAATTACTCAGCTATTGTGATGGGAACGATGGGAGTGATATTTATCGTTTTTGGCGAATGGATCATTTCTTTTTTTACTATTGATATTGCGGTTGTGAGAGAAGCATACCCTGCCTTAGTAATTGTTGCGCTGATTCAAGTAGGTGACGCTTATCATATGGTTGTTGGTTCCGCTTTGAGAAGTGCGGGCTTGGTATACTGGGTAGCAACAGTTTATATTTTGACTTCCTTTATTGTAATGCTTCCTTGGGCGTATTTCTTTGGAGTATATATGAATTATGGAAATCCTGGGCTTTGGTCTTCTATTTTTCTATGGCTATTGATTTTGGCTATAGCCTTTGTCACAAAATTTCGAAAAAAAGATTGGATCGGAGTAAAAGTATAAATGAAGGAACGGGAAATTTATACACCAAAGCTAGAAGAAGTTCCTCCTATGCCGGAACTTCGTACTTTATGGCAACGACTCGGAGAAGAGAAAATTCGCGAACTGGTAAGCTGTTTTTATGATATCATACAAAATTCTAGCATTGCCCCCATGTTTCCTGGCAATTGGGATCAAGCAAAGAAAGACCAAGCAGATTTTATGATTCAGGTTCTAGGTGGACCAAGTTTTTATTCGGATAGAAAAGGGCATCCGAGAATGAGAATGCGCCATTTCGCATTTGAAATCAACGAAGCGTCTAGATTGGTTTGGCTTAATTCTTATCGAAGGGCAATGGAAGATACGAATATTCCATCAGAGGAGAAGAAAATTTTGGATTCTTATTTAGATAATTTTTCAAAATGGATGATTAATTCGAAGTCATAACCTTTTCAAATAGACTTTTTACTTTCTGATTGTTGGTTTCGGTCCATTGCTCGGAAACTATTTCTTTACCTCTACGATTGAAACCTCGAACATAAACTTTGCCTTTAATGATGCCTTCTCTTAATTGATTGTTCCAATCTAATAGTATTGGTTCGTATCCTGGCTTACTGAGGAGATGCTCGAGTGGCTGAATCTGGGATCGATTCTCTTCGCCCAAAGATAAGTATCCTAAGCATACAATTTTTTCTTCCTGGCCATAAGAGTATGTTTGTATCTTCCAAAAGATCTTTCTTGCAAGCCTTCGGCAGAGTTCTCTATCTTGAGGAAGACACCCAACCAAAATTGTCGATTTGCCTTTGAGGTCAGATGTTTTGTGTGCTTTACCAAATTGATCATGTAGCGAAAATTCAGGAAGTGTTGGATTCTCTTTGGATGTAATCGTGAATACAAAAGCAAAATATAGAAGTCCTATCACAAAAAAAAATCTGAAATGAACTGGTAAGTAATTTCGTGAAATCATAATCTGGAACCGTGCGTTGGATTCAAATTATATATCTGATCTTTATTAGCGCAATAGGATTTCTGCAGGGTTGCAAGACATTTACATCCCAACCAAAATTGATTCTTAGTGAAGATTACCTCGCAGGTTTCGAGATTCATCCTCTAGAATTAAAAGAAAATTTTGCCGAAGTTCAAGATATAATTCAACCTACTAGTTGCAAAAATATTTCTAAACAAAATGTCCGTGATTCGTTAAGTTCCTTACTGATCAAGAATCCTTCTGTTTTTCGAGATAAACCCAAACCACTATTCCCGTCAGGTAAGAATCTAGATGAAATTGCAAATTCAATTTATAGTAATCTTCAATTGCATTTAAAAATTGAGACAGGCACAGAAGATTCTACTCAAGAATCGAATTCGATAAAAATTTTCACTAAAAACAATACTACATATATGTATTATTTTATCTTCAAAGAAGATGATGATCTTCAGCCTTTTACAAGAATTCTTAGAACGAACTTCTATTTTTTCTGTGAGAATCATAAAATGAATATTATTTTTGATGAGATTAAGGAAAACATAATATTCCAAAACCAGTATACTTGGAGTGATTGGATCAATGTTTCGAGATTTGTAGTTAAGGCCAATTCAAAAGAAAGACTTAGCATCAATGAAAAAAGTACAATCATTGCTCATTTTAAAAATAGGAAATCTGCTGATCAGAACATAACATTTCCCGATTGGATAGTATTTGATTTCGATCATGACGGAAGTAACATTGAGAAGAAAAATGCGATTGCAAAAGAAAAACCTATCGATGAGAAAAATAAAACCATTGAAGATCGTTTGAATCTACTGAAACATTTGAATAAAAAAGGTTTGATTACTAATGAAGAATATAAGCTAAAGAGAAAGGAAATTCTAGATAGTATCTGAATAATCAATTTAGAAAACTTATTCTGAATTTTTAGTATACTTAAATTCCTTCACCATGCATAAAATCTTGAAGAAAAATATTATCATCCTTTTCTTTATCAGTTAATTTTGAATCATGCTCTTTCTGTTTTTCAGATAATTTATTGATTAACTT of Leptospira sp. GIMC2001 contains these proteins:
- a CDS encoding MATE family efflux transporter, translated to MYHRIIRVFQPSRLNKKIIFLSIPVFIGMVNHTAIMIADTAMVGKLGALALASTGFGGVTYFTVLSFLMGASIAVQILTSRRFGEKKMLEVGKVGVNAIYFSLALGLVMSIGGFYLGEPLMAALADDPDVQREAGLYLSYRFIGTFLFFFIFFIRGYFDGLGFTYVGMVSAFLTTGSNIFFNWILIYGNLGFPAMGVQGAAIASSLSGIPGALVFVIYLFTRRFRIYFLHTSWVPNLAIFKEITFLGTAPAIEQMLTNISFIIFTKFAGLVGTVTMAASNIVFSTLSLSFMPGFAFGIAATTILGQAVGQGKYRLAYEGTMRAANYSAIVMGTMGVIFIVFGEWIISFFTIDIAVVREAYPALVIVALIQVGDAYHMVVGSALRSAGLVYWVATVYILTSFIVMLPWAYFFGVYMNYGNPGLWSSIFLWLLILAIAFVTKFRKKDWIGVKV
- a CDS encoding globin domain-containing protein, with protein sequence MKEREIYTPKLEEVPPMPELRTLWQRLGEEKIRELVSCFYDIIQNSSIAPMFPGNWDQAKKDQADFMIQVLGGPSFYSDRKGHPRMRMRHFAFEINEASRLVWLNSYRRAMEDTNIPSEEKKILDSYLDNFSKWMINSKS